A DNA window from Candidatus Sulfidibacterium hydrothermale contains the following coding sequences:
- a CDS encoding ABC transporter ATP-binding protein, which produces MSVTIHIKNLVKTYEEVKAVKNISLSIQPNELFGFIGPDGAGKTTIFRILTSLILADSGQVTIDQWDVVNDYKSIRKITGYMPGRFSLYMDLTVQENLEFYAKIFGTSIEENYDLIKDVYEQIAPFKDRRAGALSGGMKQKLALSCALIHKPRLLILDEPTTGVDAVSRKEFWELLKKMQKKDITILVSTPYMDEAALCDRVALMQSGTLMTVDAPKEIVKNFDGKLFAVKTDKMYPLLNDLSDYENKKQVYRFGEFLHMVCPINTDPQQEIEKIKTFLSKKGHKDIVVEPITPVIEDCFLDLMNKNA; this is translated from the coding sequence ATGTCTGTAACAATTCACATAAAAAACCTGGTTAAAACGTATGAAGAGGTTAAAGCAGTGAAGAATATATCTCTCTCCATTCAGCCCAATGAGCTTTTCGGGTTCATTGGGCCTGACGGAGCGGGTAAAACAACCATCTTCCGCATTTTAACCAGCCTCATCCTGGCCGACAGCGGTCAGGTAACCATAGACCAATGGGATGTGGTAAACGACTACAAATCCATCCGAAAAATTACCGGATACATGCCCGGACGTTTTTCTCTTTACATGGATTTAACGGTTCAGGAAAATCTTGAGTTCTATGCTAAAATCTTCGGAACCAGCATTGAAGAGAACTATGACCTGATCAAAGACGTTTACGAACAAATTGCCCCGTTTAAAGACCGCCGGGCCGGGGCGCTCTCTGGCGGGATGAAACAAAAACTGGCCCTTTCCTGTGCTCTCATCCATAAACCCCGCCTGCTTATCTTAGACGAACCGACCACCGGTGTAGATGCGGTTTCACGAAAAGAGTTTTGGGAACTGCTTAAAAAAATGCAGAAAAAAGACATTACCATATTGGTATCTACTCCTTACATGGACGAAGCCGCTTTGTGCGACCGGGTAGCACTTATGCAGTCCGGAACGCTGATGACGGTGGATGCTCCAAAAGAAATTGTGAAAAATTTTGACGGAAAACTCTTTGCCGTAAAAACCGACAAGATGTATCCGTTACTGAACGACCTGTCAGATTATGAAAATAAAAAACAGGTTTACCGGTTTGGAGAATTCCTGCATATGGTATGCCCGATTAATACCGATCCGCAACAGGAAATAGAAAAAATCAAAACATTTCTTTCGAAAAAAGGACATAAGGATATTGTGGTAGAACCTATTACACCGGTTATCGAAGACTGCTTCCTGGATTTAATGAATAAAAATGCCTGA
- a CDS encoding ABC transporter ATP-binding protein: protein MSQEQEREKIIEVHDLVKRFGTFEANKGLTFHVYKGEIYGFLGANGAGKTTAMKILCGLSKPTSGTVIVAGVDINKNPEAVKERIGYMSQFFSLYNDMTVKENFRFYGGIYGLSKKEIQDRMHYFLDKLKMQRFENMLLKNIPLGWKQKLAFSVANMHHPDIIFLDEPTGGVDPITRRQFWEMIYDASAEGTTVFVTTHYMDEAEYCERVSIMSAGEIKALGRPRDLKDQFHVDNMNDVFLRIARNVE from the coding sequence ATGAGCCAAGAACAAGAAAGAGAAAAAATCATTGAAGTACATGACCTGGTAAAGCGCTTCGGCACTTTCGAGGCCAACAAAGGCCTTACTTTTCACGTTTACAAAGGTGAGATCTATGGCTTTTTAGGAGCCAACGGCGCAGGAAAAACCACCGCCATGAAAATTTTGTGCGGTTTATCCAAACCTACTTCCGGAACCGTAATTGTTGCCGGCGTTGACATCAATAAAAATCCGGAAGCCGTAAAAGAACGAATTGGTTATATGAGCCAGTTTTTCTCTTTGTACAATGATATGACGGTAAAAGAGAACTTCCGTTTTTACGGCGGAATTTACGGACTCAGCAAAAAAGAAATTCAGGACAGAATGCATTATTTTCTGGACAAGCTGAAAATGCAACGTTTTGAAAATATGCTGCTAAAAAACATTCCGCTGGGATGGAAACAAAAACTGGCTTTCTCGGTAGCTAACATGCACCATCCGGATATCATTTTTCTGGATGAACCCACCGGCGGCGTCGACCCGATTACCCGGAGACAGTTCTGGGAAATGATTTACGACGCTTCCGCAGAAGGAACAACTGTTTTTGTCACAACACACTACATGGACGAAGCAGAATATTGCGAGCGGGTTTCTATTATGTCGGCAGGAGAAATTAAAGCATTAGGCCGTCCCCGCGATTTAAAAGATCAGTTTCATGTGGATAATATGAACGATGTATTTCTACGAATTGCCAGAAATGTGGAATAA
- a CDS encoding ABC transporter permease → MWAFIKKEFLYIFRDYRTMLILFGMPLAQILLFGFAITNDINNAHIAVLDQSKDVVTREITRKLLSSHYFILDRYLKSEKEIKSAFRRGEIKEVVVFEKDFAQKMKTDGEAHVQLLLDASDPNTANILNSYTEGIINSYIFQHQLQEGKIPLRIDVESTMEYNQELKSVFMFVPGIITVILMLVSAMMTSITIVREKELGTMEALLVSPVRPGIIILGKVVPYVVLSFINLVVILLMSQFVFGMPIRGSAPLLLAESLLFLVMSLSLGILISTVSKTQQQAMMLSMFGLMLPTILLSGFIFPIANMPVVLQWLSDLMPGKWFIIIIKNIMLKGIGFSYFWKETLIIFAMTALFVVLSIKRFNIRLEE, encoded by the coding sequence ATGTGGGCTTTTATTAAAAAAGAATTTTTATACATTTTTCGCGACTACCGCACCATGCTTATTTTGTTTGGGATGCCGCTGGCACAAATCCTGCTTTTCGGATTTGCCATTACCAACGACATCAACAACGCACATATTGCCGTGCTCGATCAGTCGAAAGATGTGGTAACCCGCGAAATAACCCGAAAACTATTATCATCACACTATTTTATTCTCGACCGGTATTTGAAATCGGAAAAAGAAATCAAATCGGCTTTCCGCCGTGGCGAGATTAAAGAGGTTGTGGTTTTCGAAAAAGATTTCGCACAAAAGATGAAAACGGACGGCGAAGCCCATGTACAACTTTTACTGGATGCTTCGGATCCTAACACCGCCAATATCTTAAATTCATATACCGAAGGAATTATCAACTCCTACATTTTTCAACACCAGCTGCAGGAGGGGAAAATTCCCTTACGAATTGATGTCGAAAGCACCATGGAGTACAACCAGGAACTGAAAAGTGTATTTATGTTTGTTCCGGGAATTATTACTGTAATTCTGATGCTGGTTTCGGCCATGATGACCTCCATTACCATTGTTCGTGAAAAAGAGCTGGGTACCATGGAAGCCTTGCTGGTTTCTCCGGTACGACCGGGGATCATCATCTTGGGAAAAGTGGTTCCTTACGTCGTATTATCGTTCATCAACCTGGTGGTCATCTTGCTGATGTCGCAGTTTGTCTTCGGTATGCCTATCCGCGGAAGCGCCCCGCTGTTGCTGGCTGAGAGTTTGCTTTTCCTGGTGATGTCGCTTTCACTCGGTATTCTTATCTCGACAGTAAGTAAAACCCAGCAACAGGCCATGATGCTCTCCATGTTCGGGTTAATGCTTCCTACTATCCTGCTGTCCGGATTTATTTTCCCGATAGCCAATATGCCGGTTGTACTACAATGGCTGAGTGACCTGATGCCCGGAAAATGGTTCATCATTATCATCAAAAACATCATGCTGAAAGGAATTGGTTTCTCTTACTTCTGGAAAGAAACCCTCATCATATTTGCCATGACAGCATTGTTTGTTGTACTGAGTATCAAACGATTTAACATCAGACTGGAAGAATAA